The proteins below come from a single Osmerus eperlanus unplaced genomic scaffold, fOsmEpe2.1 SCAFFOLD_540, whole genome shotgun sequence genomic window:
- the golga7ba gene encoding golgin A7 family, member Ba gives MATEFHNLQELRHSASLANKVFIQRDYSEGTTCRFHTKFPPELDTRIERPLFEDTVKTLNNYYAEAEKMGGRSYLEGCLACVTAYVIFLCMETRYEKVLKKIARYIQEQNEKIYAPRGLLITDPIERGMRVIEISIYEDRGSSGSSSGGSSTSGSSAR, from the exons ATGGCGACAGAG tTTCACAACCTCCAGGAGTTAAGACACAGCGCCTCTCTGGCCAATAAGGTGTTcatccagagagactacagcgAAGGAACCACCTGCAGGTTCCACACCAAGTTCCCCCCCGAGCTGGAtaccagg atcgaGCGGCCGTTGTTTGAGGACACAGTGAAGACGTTGAATAACTACTATGCCGAGGCAGAGAAGATGGGGGGGCGGTCCTACCTGGAGGGCTGCCTGGCCTGCGTCACCGCCTACGTCATCTTCCTCTGCATGGAGACCCGCTAcgagaag gtgttGAAGAAGATAGCCAGGTACATCCAGGAGCAGAATGAGAAGATCTACGCCCCCCGGGGTCTCCTCATCACCGACCCCATTGAGAGGGGCATGAGGGTC ATTGAGATCTCCATCTACGAGGACCGAGGCTCCAGCGGCAGCAGCTCAGGCGGCAGCTCCACGTCCGGCAGCAGCGCTCGGTGA